A genomic segment from Microcella flavibacter encodes:
- a CDS encoding type I restriction endonuclease subunit R — protein MAGISEADWENLTLEALGELGWRVATGEQIAPGSGQRESWADPLIPSRLLEALRRLNPAVPAQYLKQALAEIASPASADAITENHRVHGILTDGYRFSYLDADGQEVNATVRVLSALPEENDWLAVNQVTVRDREHSRRFDVVLYVNGMPLSIIELKKAGSERTSAAAAHAQLQTYLREFPTAFRFCAFTLASDGTEDTLYGTPFTPLNHFAPWNVDDDGAPVERGRIEDGDVVTALEDSLYGLYNQERMLQLVRNFVAFDADAGALAKRIAKPHQYFAVSRAVGSTVQAVASNGKAGVVWHTQGSGKSMEMELYTNLVARHPALRNPTIVVITDRTELDGQLYQGFERSLLLPEKPQQVRRRSELRDELGNRTTGGIYFSTLQKFGLTDAEKAAGTAHPLLSDRRNIIVIVDEAHRSHYDDLDGYARHLRDALPRATLIAFTGTPVSFDERNTREVFGDYIDIYDLTRAVEDGATVPVYFEPRLVTVALADGVTVDDIDTAADEATLGLDEAERTRIEASVAVVNAVYGAPERIAALARDIVDHWNERRTRMRPFIEGPGKALIVGATREICARLYDAIVELEPSWHSDDLARGRIKVVYSGTPSDVSPVVEHVRRPSENETVKSRLRDVDDELELVIVKDMMLTGFDAPPLHTLYLDRPLKGALLMQTLARVNRTFRGKADGLLVAFAPLVDNLAKALAEYTVRDQHEKPVGKRTEEAVVLTLELIDRLRELLIGYDWKAVMNAGGAKAYLNAASGATNHLRAPGPANDPALGPETLAARYRRLSSQLARAWALTSRAPEVEALRPEIAFYEEVRVWMAKYDARDRQARGEPVPEEVQRLLVALIDTSTEARDVVDIYTAAGMPKPSLADLTPSFVATAQQSPNPQLAIEALRALLLEESATAARNNVVRQRAFSERIGELMLKYTNQQLTSAEVIAQLVELAHEVSTEASRGESFTPPLNSDELAFYDAVAQNESAVQVQGEGVLAQIARDLVEVMRRDVRTDWTVRDDVRAKLRASIKRLLVKNGYPPDKQPEAIRLVMDQMESMAPRYAEER, from the coding sequence ATGGCGGGCATCAGCGAGGCCGATTGGGAGAACCTGACGCTCGAGGCGCTCGGCGAGCTCGGCTGGCGGGTCGCGACGGGTGAGCAGATCGCGCCCGGCTCCGGGCAGCGCGAGTCGTGGGCCGATCCGCTGATCCCCTCCCGGCTGCTCGAGGCGCTCCGGCGTCTCAACCCGGCCGTGCCGGCGCAGTACCTCAAGCAGGCGCTGGCCGAGATCGCGAGCCCGGCATCCGCCGACGCGATCACCGAGAATCACCGCGTGCACGGCATCCTCACCGATGGATACCGGTTCAGCTACCTCGACGCCGACGGGCAGGAGGTCAATGCGACCGTGCGCGTGCTCAGCGCCCTGCCCGAGGAGAACGACTGGCTCGCCGTCAACCAGGTGACCGTGCGCGACCGCGAGCACAGCCGCCGCTTCGACGTCGTGCTCTACGTCAACGGCATGCCGCTGAGCATCATCGAGCTGAAGAAGGCCGGCTCCGAGCGCACCAGCGCCGCCGCCGCGCACGCGCAGCTGCAGACGTACCTGCGCGAGTTCCCCACCGCGTTCCGCTTCTGCGCCTTCACCCTCGCGAGCGACGGCACGGAGGACACGCTCTACGGCACCCCCTTCACCCCGCTGAACCACTTCGCCCCGTGGAACGTCGACGACGACGGCGCCCCCGTCGAGCGCGGCCGTATCGAGGACGGCGACGTCGTCACCGCGCTCGAAGACAGCCTCTACGGCCTCTACAACCAGGAGCGCATGCTGCAGCTGGTGCGCAACTTCGTCGCCTTCGATGCGGATGCCGGTGCCCTCGCCAAGCGCATCGCCAAGCCGCACCAGTACTTCGCCGTGAGCCGCGCGGTCGGCAGCACCGTGCAGGCGGTCGCCTCGAACGGCAAGGCCGGAGTCGTCTGGCACACCCAGGGCTCCGGCAAGTCGATGGAGATGGAGCTCTACACCAACCTCGTCGCCCGCCACCCGGCGCTGCGCAACCCGACCATCGTCGTCATCACCGACCGCACCGAGCTCGACGGCCAGCTCTACCAGGGCTTCGAACGCAGCCTGCTGCTGCCCGAGAAGCCGCAGCAGGTGCGGCGCCGCAGCGAGCTGCGCGACGAGCTCGGTAACCGCACCACCGGAGGCATCTACTTCAGCACCCTGCAGAAGTTCGGCCTCACCGACGCCGAGAAGGCGGCTGGCACCGCCCACCCCCTGCTCAGCGACCGGCGCAACATCATCGTCATCGTCGACGAGGCGCATCGCAGCCACTACGACGACCTCGACGGCTACGCGCGGCACCTGCGCGACGCCCTGCCGCGCGCCACCCTCATCGCCTTCACCGGCACGCCGGTGTCGTTCGACGAGCGCAACACCCGCGAGGTCTTCGGTGACTACATCGACATCTACGACCTCACCCGCGCGGTCGAGGACGGCGCCACCGTGCCCGTCTACTTCGAACCGCGGCTCGTCACCGTCGCCCTCGCCGACGGCGTCACCGTCGACGACATCGACACGGCGGCCGACGAGGCCACCCTCGGGCTCGACGAGGCCGAGCGCACCCGCATCGAGGCCTCCGTCGCCGTCGTCAACGCCGTGTACGGCGCCCCCGAGCGCATCGCCGCCCTCGCCCGCGACATCGTCGACCACTGGAACGAGCGGCGCACCCGCATGCGCCCCTTCATCGAGGGGCCGGGCAAGGCGCTCATCGTCGGCGCCACCCGCGAGATCTGCGCGCGCCTCTACGACGCGATCGTCGAGCTCGAACCCAGCTGGCACTCCGACGACCTCGCCCGTGGCCGCATCAAGGTCGTCTACTCCGGCACCCCCTCCGACGTCTCCCCCGTCGTCGAGCACGTGCGCCGGCCCAGCGAGAACGAGACCGTCAAGAGCCGACTGCGCGACGTGGACGACGAGCTCGAGCTCGTCATCGTGAAAGACATGATGCTCACCGGCTTCGACGCACCGCCGCTGCACACGCTCTACCTCGACCGCCCGCTCAAGGGCGCCCTGCTCATGCAGACCCTCGCCCGCGTCAACCGCACCTTCCGCGGCAAGGCCGACGGGCTGCTGGTGGCCTTCGCCCCGCTCGTCGACAACCTCGCCAAGGCGCTCGCGGAGTACACCGTGCGCGACCAGCACGAGAAGCCCGTCGGCAAGCGCACCGAGGAGGCCGTCGTGCTCACCCTCGAGCTCATCGACCGGCTGCGCGAACTGCTGATCGGCTACGACTGGAAGGCCGTCATGAACGCCGGCGGCGCGAAGGCCTACCTCAACGCCGCCTCGGGAGCCACCAACCACCTGCGCGCCCCCGGCCCCGCCAACGACCCCGCTCTCGGGCCCGAGACCCTCGCAGCGCGCTACCGCCGCCTGTCGAGCCAGCTCGCACGGGCCTGGGCGCTCACCTCGCGGGCGCCGGAGGTCGAGGCGCTGCGCCCCGAGATCGCCTTCTACGAGGAGGTGCGGGTATGGATGGCCAAGTACGACGCACGCGATCGGCAGGCGCGCGGCGAACCCGTGCCCGAAGAGGTGCAGCGCCTGCTGGTGGCGCTCATCGACACGTCGACCGAGGCGCGCGACGTGGTCGACATCTACACCGCGGCCGGGATGCCCAAGCCCTCGCTCGCCGACCTGACCCCGTCGTTCGTGGCCACCGCGCAGCAGTCGCCCAACCCGCAGCTCGCGATCGAGGCGCTGCGCGCCCTGCTCCTCGAGGAGTCGGCCACCGCGGCGCGCAACAACGTCGTTCGCCAGCGGGCGTTCAGCGAGCGCATCGGGGAGCTGATGCTGAAGTACACGAACCAGCAGCTCACCTCGGCCGAGGTCATCGCCCAGCTCGTCGAACTCGCGCACGAGGTCAGCACCGAGGCCTCGCGGGGCGAGTCGTTCACCCCGCCGCTGAACTCCGACGAGCTCGCCTTCTACGACGCGGTCGCGCAGAACGAATCGGCCGTGCAGGTGCAGGGCGAGGGCGTGCTCGCCCAGATCGCGCGCGACCTCGTCGAGGTGATGCGCCGCGACGTGCGCACCGATTGGACGGTGCGCGACGACGTGCGGGCGAAGCTGCGGGCATCCATCAAGCGGCTGCTCGTCAAGAACGGCTATCCGCCGGACAAGCAGCCGGAGGCGATCCGCCTCGTCATGGACCAGATGGAGTCGATGGCGCCCCGGTACGCGGAGGAGCGGTGA
- a CDS encoding restriction endonuclease subunit S, whose product MNNEPWQMKSVSELCRKVTSGGTPSRARPEFFRNGTIPWIKTGELKDGIVTEYEERITAAAVQESAARVLPANTVLMAMYGATVGALGILSEPSACNQASCALIANEEVCDYRWLFYALLNDRPRAVGLATGAAQQNLSGRTIGAFSYLTPSLVEQRAIADVLDALDKKIAANVAIQKNLLRFARANWALKLAGNAQVPLRKVVAPGLSGVWGEADYSAKLSEKVHIFRGRDLQDYVAGTQLDLPERFVSLAQAGKRIASVTTEIWTAGSGSLGPSLLVTPEVRRGFDLPIMYSNFVRRLVALPGQERHLTSAWFAMLAAWDAGDFQSFRTGTAMPNLDVPALLSGVKVPLLREAERREVSKWAELATSLERMRENHALAALRDTLLPQLMSGKLRVRDAERAVSEVL is encoded by the coding sequence CGGAATTCTTTCGGAACGGAACAATTCCGTGGATCAAAACTGGCGAGCTAAAAGACGGCATCGTGACCGAGTATGAGGAGCGTATAACCGCTGCAGCCGTTCAAGAATCGGCCGCACGAGTTTTGCCAGCCAACACCGTCCTCATGGCCATGTATGGGGCGACGGTAGGTGCCCTGGGCATTCTGTCCGAACCGTCTGCATGCAACCAAGCCTCTTGCGCACTCATCGCAAACGAAGAAGTCTGTGATTATCGATGGCTTTTTTATGCACTTCTGAATGATCGCCCTCGCGCAGTTGGACTTGCTACGGGAGCCGCGCAGCAAAATTTGAGCGGCCGCACAATCGGAGCATTTTCCTACCTCACTCCGTCGCTGGTTGAGCAACGTGCGATTGCAGATGTGTTGGACGCACTGGACAAAAAGATCGCCGCGAACGTTGCAATTCAGAAGAACCTTTTGCGTTTCGCTCGAGCCAACTGGGCCCTAAAGCTGGCCGGAAATGCGCAGGTGCCGCTGCGGAAGGTCGTTGCACCTGGCCTTTCAGGCGTGTGGGGCGAAGCGGACTATTCTGCCAAACTGTCCGAAAAAGTGCACATCTTCCGAGGTAGAGATCTGCAAGATTACGTGGCCGGCACTCAGTTGGACCTTCCCGAGCGTTTCGTCTCCCTCGCCCAAGCTGGGAAAAGAATTGCAAGTGTGACAACCGAAATCTGGACGGCGGGCTCTGGCTCACTTGGGCCAAGTTTGCTCGTGACGCCCGAGGTCAGAAGGGGCTTCGATTTGCCAATTATGTATAGCAATTTCGTTCGGCGGTTGGTCGCTCTTCCCGGCCAAGAAAGACACCTAACGTCTGCGTGGTTCGCCATGTTGGCCGCCTGGGATGCCGGGGATTTCCAAAGCTTCCGTACTGGCACCGCAATGCCTAACCTGGACGTTCCCGCACTGCTCTCTGGAGTGAAGGTGCCATTGCTGCGAGAAGCGGAACGCCGAGAGGTCAGCAAATGGGCCGAGTTGGCCACTTCCCTCGAACGAATGAGGGAGAACCACGCACTCGCCGCCCTCCGCGACACCCTCCTCCCGCAACTTATGTCCGGCAAGCTCCGCGTCCGCGACGCCGAGCGCGCCGTGAGCGAGGTGCTCTGA